One Plasmodium malariae genome assembly, chromosome: 3 genomic window, tattatacctttttacttttatcgTTAATAGCCCacgaaaatatatatcttatattattttttaagtacatATTCAGAAAGATACATATAATCTCcgaagaaataatataattaatagatctgatgtaattatttatgcGCAGGAATagttaaatacattttatttagaagaatcatacaaatataaatgaaagcattttaatattaataaaatttgttctttttataaatctaaaaatataagttaaTCCTTAAACTTGtgaattttgaatatttaaatttatgtaaatgtataattttccattttttacataaaaaataaaaacacaattttgaaaaaatatcataaatatatttcaaataatttgattatatttatacataatgtTCGAGAAAGTATGTAAATGTTATATTCCTTAtaccattatatatatacaaaagaataaaacgaatataataaaaagtgaGTATTATTGAGTGaacttatataatattttaataaacttaaaaggattttaaaataaaaatacttaaaattaagcatgtacatataaaattaaatataaaacgtATACGTAAAAACAATGATATAATTGACGAAATAAGAACTACTTAATTAACTTTATATAAAGACAAAGTTATTCCCTTATACAAAGAAGGTCaccaataaataataaaatataacacaaaaaatCATGATtgtatagaaaaaaagaatttaattaataaaatggtTTAAAATATGAGTTTGGTACTGTATGCAAGTAATTCCTAAAACTTtctcaaaataaaaaataaatatattgaagtTATAAGATTAATCATTGCATTCAAAGAAACGATacattcaaattttttatttgaaataaatgctatttcttttattagaACAGAACAACAACATAGTTCCTATTTATTAACAATAGTTttacttattatttattaacattttccttataagtattaaatgatattcatgaataattaaaatttgtatcaataactaaaattaaaagaatttaaatAGTATCAATGGGATGTTATAAGaaagataaattaataatattttaataaaaaaaaaataaaatagaatttcaacgaataaaatattaatatctgattaaatttaatttattaatttaatacattaataatataaaaaataataaaaaatacaccttatatatatagaaaatttatagtaaattatatgtttatgtaattttaataaaattgaaatacTATACATTTAAGAGTAATAATTCAATATGTACTTTTAACTCTTcatttaaatacatatattcttaaaCATCAAATTagtgaaaaattataaataatctattattaaaaaggtattcttttttattatatgtttataatttcaCTTTTATACAATGAATAAGAAAACTAAAAGTCtcataaaaacatttttataataaatattttattttatccatGTCTTATAAaacgtattttatttaataaataatatgtttcTCTCTCTCAgcgaaatatatatatatgtatctaaatgtataaaattccTTTATAATGTACAAAAAGATACacatcttttttaaatttaaaattgatAATAGATTTCCTTGAAATCCTGAACATTTAATAACTTCagacaataataaaatacaaaataaaaagaaaaactgtTTAATAGAGATATAAAACATTGgagtattatataattatatgaattgtaatattatattttaattttaagaaCCAAACATATATTAGCAGAAATGattaatacacatatatatatattatgaaataatcTATGATTATGATACattgataatataatatacaaattcgaaagcattaaaaaattcgaattaacaaaaagacgaagagcatatatttttatttttttatatcgaAGTGACCAGATATACATCCGTATTTACAATACTTTAGacatgatatatatgtatatggaTTATAtcactaaatatattacatttaatacATCATATTAAAGTgttctttatataaacatttatatttctttttatttattttactgatatattaatttaattctttcgtatttttcattatttcttaagaTCTTATAAATTGTTACTATAAGTATAATTGATATTATAACTATAAGGATGCTAAATAATATTGTATGAACATAGGGTGCTATAGATTCTGGaaccataatttttataagatCTGTGAAATGTTTCCAAATTTCATGATTATGAATATTTGTAgtttcaatttttaaagaCTCTATTCCGTATAATGATGGAATTCCTATTCccaacaagaaaaaaaaaaaaattatagcaaCTCCAAATCCTTTATtcctaaattttattttttttaaagctataTCGCTAATTCTCCtgtttttttcaagaaaattatcataatcctttttttttatcaattttttttcaaaatggaaatgcTTTCCGTCAAACATTCCATTGTTATAATCTATAACTTCTGTATAATATTCTGCCTTATTCAATAATTTTCTACTTGATTTGTTGTTTCTTTCTTTGGGttcttttacattattatatatttcttttttttcgtcCATACCACTAATAGGGATGATTTTGTTTAAACATACATTATTTGaatcatttatttgtttatattttgctagtaatcgataattttttctatataatattttaccaATGTTACATAGCGCATCTATAGATTTACTATACATACtctaaaagaacaaataaaatatttattatttaattgaatatataatctAATGGCGAAAAATTGCATTATTAATTGTAAAACacgaaaaatgtaaataataataaatatctttatattatattattataccgCATTCATGTTGAAAGGATTTATCCAAAATAAAAGGACAAAAgttgaaatttttataaaaaggacTAACATGTTTTTTGTATCCAATGTATACATCTTTAATATTCTAATTCATTcgaaaactaaaaaaataataataatataatatgccTAATGTTAATTAACACTAtaattacttattttattttttattattttttattttttttcaaagaaCCACTAAGGTATAAGCAATGATAGTTTTTGCCACATATACAAAGTTAATTAgcttcaaaaatatattaaataatttttattttaatattaataaaaaaaaaaattattttcattaaaataaaataatttgaattcattcacaaatatttatgaaatacaatttaattacataatataatacagtgattaaaaaatatactgttaattattttcaaaataaaaaaaaatatataatttcttaatatttattagtatTGTGTTTATAGACTCTAGGGAATGTAGAGAATACATATAGAAATATGTTCctcttttattaaaataataattaccaatttttaaaacactatcatattaataattttagttaTATAGACTTTGCATTTTTGAAAagctatttatttttaataatatattaatttttataataatagtaatattaatagaaaaaaaaaaattatattatactaaTTATATGACGTGAATTAATTCCtccataaatatgtaaaatctTTTATagtgtataatttttttaaaaaaatgacttAATACGGAATTACCTAAACAACCAAGAGATGCTTACGCTAATAGTGACAAAGAactgattttttatttttgtatcatAACTTTTGacaattataatttgtattaacatataatttatacgattatttctaaataacaaacatttatatttatttatttacttaaattatttattttttttaattaaatataaatatatttagaagaaatattaacagtaaaaaaacagaaaaaaaaaaagggaaaaacaagagattaaaaacaaaagaggtagaaaaatatttcacagattttcattatttaaatatatatcaactGAAATGAAtttactaataatatataatatgtaatatatacataagaaatgagaatatataatgatatatgctactaattatatgatatactaatttttctatttataattttataacgAATACATtgttttttgtatattcttttataaatatatagttctgtaaatataatttgcAAGCTAACCATACTATAATGccataaattataaatatatgatatttacTAAATATATCTGTAGTATGTAAATCATAATATTTCTGAATATTTCTGATCATTATAGCTATATCGATGAATcaaacaattttaaaaatattatatacatacaaattattgtaattttgtgaaataaaaatttatattattgctCTTAAAGGGTGTAAACttctatataaataattataaaagagaaaaatatatataattttaaataacaaaaattaatattaccatatttttattgttttaatatatatctattattGTAGTAACATTTATGAAAactcttatatatttttagtttatCCAACATTTTATTCATCTTATCTTTTACGTACCATAAATGtatctttatataaaaagcaTTATcccatttaaaatttttatattaatattattcatataaattagataataaattaggaaaaataaaagatatataattaaaatgctGTTAAAggtttatttataaatgagcCATTTCAATTTACTTATATTCAtagtttattaaaaatttgttgAGATATTTTTCTAAGGAATAAACGAATAtttgataaattatttacgATACTCCTAAATTAAGAAATCCTAAACATATAGTTTAATATCCTTGAAAAATCTACAATTTACtcattattaaatgtatatataatatatcaatgattttcttttacatatacctatcattataatgtttttatgttcatatgctataccttttttatatatagtaaaaatgccattaatgtttaaaatattcaaataaacaagataaatataaaatagtaataaaatcGAACTTTCAAAATATTGTTTTCACATATATACTAGCTATATAttgcaatatatatatatatataatatattaattaaaatgttcaATTTTTATCCAATATAATGTGTTATTAATATGgcttaattataatttacagAGAAACCTGAATTTCTGATTTCTACTATTACACAATATTTCcaaatttttcctttttataagATTAGTCAAAAATTCCATAATTTACTATTTCTAAAGATTTTGCATACTTCAATAAACagatataattttcatacaTATAGAAAACAAATGAGTCATTAAgtaataatttcataaataaaattgttctacaaaattgaaataatatatataatcaattAAAAAACTTTAGAAATGAATATGCTACTCGTAAAAATCATATTACCAGGTCCAAACGTGTAtcattcataaaatttttcaatattctACAGGATTATAATCAATTTCAATGAATCCCAATTAATGTAAAATCGTCACTTAGGCTgttatattaagaaaagaCACCTtctaagtaaaataaatatgaaatttcCTCCTTATTTCCATGATTtacattaacatttttttttaatattttacatattttttttctaacaataaaaattattcgaATTAAATATTTGAACAACAGACTATAGTCACTCTTTTATGAGAGTTAATTACCACTGTAATATTAttgaaattatatacatgttattttttttgaaccttttaaattatctgAATTTTTTCGcattatacaataaaaaaatataaatatttagaaatgTATTGGTAAACATAAGCAGCAAATGCTAAAAATGgttataaatatgataaaactATTCATATAACAGtaagtattatataatatatcatactgtacaaaattataatttataaatgttcaataataattatatatgttcaactaaaataaagtattaaACAAGTTAAAtggaataaattttaaaaatgtacaaaaaaaaagttgtcataatttttttaattataatatttcaaagtaatattatataagcaTGTTCAGAGGGAAACTACAAAATTCTCATACAAAAAGGTGCTTTCAACTGAGTCCATGTGCataacgaaaaaaatatatagaaataaagggaatttattttgtgaaaaagtatatatcttaataaagtgataaaaataaaataataatatgttattattaattaaacaaCCTATATTAACGTTAGCACTATGGATTAACATAGATAGAATATGTAGTATTTTttgcagaaaaaaaatttatataatatatacatatatatataaaaacaattataaaaattaataagaatatattttatcactAGTCATAAtagaaaagtaaaattttcattaattagactaataaaatatgtaataagaaTTGATAATtgtagtaatatattttataaatatatttattttatattgtagTACACGATAATAGAACTcttaaaaaagaacaaaaaagttaaaaagaagataagtaaaattattgaaatattattaatttcacATTCTGATAGggaaaaagatattttaaaacacGATCACTtagaatattaaatatgccatgtaaaataataaaaaatataaaaataaatgaaaactatataataaaagactTAAATTCGTCGAATGTTTAAAgcaacaaattaaaaattactgtaaaaatacatatagaAGAACTCAGAGAATGCagaaatgaagaagaaattaataaagaCGACTTTTTATCTGTGTGCTTAAAAGAGTTCATTAAAGAGGTATATAGCACATATCCTAATTTAACTAATCAttaactaataaaaaatattaattgtaggaattatatttaaaaccaAAAAATTCTATAAAATTAGCTGGTATAAAAACAGAAATATTCCtgagaaatttaaaaaagaatagtgGTTcgataatttgaaaaattaatggaagaaagaaaaggaacacataaaaaaaatcgaataattaaattagaaatattCTAATGGAAATAAGAATATTCCATTTATACAGACAGAAAAAGATACATGGAAACAGTGGATGTCAATAAAGGTTATAGTATACTGAACACTACTTAAAACAGGAATTCCCTATGGAATTGATTTAAGAATAACACAATATTATATAggaatatgaagaaaaaaaaaaaaaaaaattatcattaataaatacataaggatttcataataaagaaaattataaaataatacatatatatatataaaacggTTACTAccaaaattatgtatattccTACATATGATGATATTACaagaattcaaaaaaaaggaaaatataaaaaagagtcAGTCATACTGGGATATTTCCATAAGTGAATGGAAAACATAACTAATTTTGGTGAAAAATTcagaaataacaaaaaacatAATGTTGAAGGAACTGTTTCAGTATATAGGGAAAATATTGATCATATAGGGGAAGAAAACTTTAGAAAGGAGATAAATGATTGGATAAGTGAATAAGacataaatgtaaatttcaCATTTAATGATGATAAATTAGACAAAACTGTTGAAAAATGAggaaaacatataaattcataggcataaattgaaaatataatctGATCATatttaagataaaaaatatgttttacatGAAagatatttcttatatactCTGATATAATAAGGGAACTAAGAAGAGTAACGTAATGAgcaatgaaaaagaaataaacgaaagttatatataattattaatattcaagtttttaaaagatatacttaacacataattttttttatttcttcaagAATAtctacaaaaaatttatattaatcttTAAATCAACAAAACTAggaatttattaatacatatataaagaaaaaattaattattaggATATTAATTCTCGGAATTctaagtaattttttttaattgaatttgtaataacaaattttatCAGTAAAATTCTAAGATAAGTATATAAGTTACGataataaatgcatattaacgtcttttatacatatatatatgttaaattaatACAGAATATTGAAAATCAGGCTcccaaaataataatattaaagaaaagaTTTGTACTCTAcaaaagaatttatttaattgtatgtaaattatatattaattctttttacgTTTTCTTTAAGAGTAATTTCCTTTTACTCTGAgctataataaaaacatctTTAACTCAcctttaaaaagaaaaattattacattcttaacttatttttctttcataatataatataaagtaaCATGTTATGGTGAATATCactttttacaatatataatctaatataaattttaatgaatttatttttaatcaaatactatattaaataaataactgtattttctttttgtctTAATGTATtgaaaagtataatatatatatatgtataataaataattttattttcctagGCTATAATACccttaattaataatattatattatattcataattttatatttttgaatttgtaaaaatatacattatcaTATACTTATCATCCatgagtatatatttttttttgcataaaaaagatatgttGTTTCCTGTATATCTATTTATGACACCTAATGTGaagattttaaaatattttttaaaatttggaaaatataattattgttaataaatTAGTTGTAAAAGATAACCATAAAAATGGAATTAGctttaatgtaaataattaaatatttattaatgtctatataatattttttttatttataaagtaaagaaacagaaaaattgaaaatttattaatatgtactacattatttactatttttctgtaatataaaatgagagtttataaaatatttaaaagtagtaaaatatagttttattaaaatttcatgtttatttttcgaaaaaaattttcaattatttaataatatattactaatttttttccttttgctCAGTTTTACTATATTCtatgttatataattgtatggtattaaagaagaaattaacttaaattactttttataattaaatatatttattacataaaaaattagagaaAACTTAAATGTAACTTTTCaggaattttaaaaaaaataaatttagaaTAATTTCATACACCGCATTTacaatagaaaaataaattataacattattattccTTCAACTTTACTTTTGCATTTGTTTTATctatgtaattttatataccttttttttacatatataaacattttacaAATTACTTGAATTCACAAAAATCAGtcattatttcattttaagtataatgtatttctaatatatatagctcgttcatttattatgagcattatttatttaagcTATATATGAGAATTAATTTAACTTATtagaaatgtatataatgacattggttaaaaaataataaactacatgttattacatatttcttcatttagtaatttttcatttgaatTCCTTttagataatttaaaatttataaaataaagcttTGTAAATGTATCCATCTCATAATATCATAagtaaacatatttaaaatgcaAATCATTAAAacttttcttatatattttattttaaagtatcactacttataaatttttatcacATGCATATTTGTTTGAATATGTAATAACTTCTTAATTATCATTatgttaaatatgtattataaataaaaataatcttCAATTTAAAACCCTAGTtctaaaatttaatatattaattcatattttatatatataattcatgaATAGAAAAAAACTCTTAAGCCATAATTCACcatttttagaaattttttctataagaCCCATATGAAGAATCTGTAAATTTAAATCACATACGAATTAAGGCtccttttttatgatattaatTGCATTTCACGTGAAAAAAtccattaaataaatatatctatacaccataaaaatataaatatattttaaatagttAACAATACTTCGTTATAaaacttaataaaaattgttttaacatactaaataattttatcgcttttaaaaataaaattattttaaaaactggcatatgtatttatgtataaatgaaaactttagttaaaaatagtaatttattctttattataaacataaCCAGCGTAAAGAATCGATCATAacatattcattatatattatattagaGTGATAAAATATCTAATAtacgttatatatttttatatttctacaATAAACATTACGAAATCATATACtaacaaaatatgaaaaaaaaattaataatatttttatgttatattataaaaataatgtatgtaACATTAagtaacaattttttattactattaatatatattaattctttttatttagttttcatttttattatttgttaattttatatgagAAAATCCATTTTTCTATGATGTCAAGtgcatttttcattattctaaaatgtaaaaaaagtaatattagctgtataaaaaataaataacatttcatttaattttgtgtaataaaatattataacatttttacaataattatatttattacttattattttatattaattttttttttttaataatataattttttttcttaaaaaatttttaaaaataaatttcgcTTGTtcatatctttatttttaatattatttcatatgctgtaaaaattttttttttattaatattaaaatcaCTAAACTCcgagaaaaaatgaataaaaatatgttttatttctattaaaaaaataattatttaatttatcttataGAATATAACACTAAAATTAgacacaaataatatatattttattattaacagacagttgaatatttattaaaaaattatataattatgctGATATTGTATAAATCCCCAGGTACAGTGagtaaaatatagtaatttataattattacatatatatattttttttctataatcaatattttttttgcaaattattttaaagcaGTTTTTCATATGTAAGACTTAAGAtaactttattatatattttattattctaattaaatatagaaaataaaaattatatttatcttaaaGAAaagttacatatattatgtctaataattttattatattttatctattttaataaacaaaacaaCGAAGCGctttatcaatatatttatgtactatgttaacaaaatttttatgaaataaattatttataaatttctcTAGTTGCAATCACATAATAATCTGTTTTTTAATGCTTTTTCAGGAACTGTTCTATTCAcatcattttaattaatacttttgcatagaaaaattaatataatatttttattaaacgaATTTTATCTTGTACTACATTTGAAAATAtcacataattattatatttaaaagtaggatttttaatattttaaagtatcacaaagcaaataaaaaaaattataaaaaatcttCTATTTAGTATTatcgaaaaaattatattccaAAGATTCAATTATCACATAACTTTTGGCatctataaataaattcGAAATGAGGGcaaattcaaataaattaactttacttattaaaatttttttattttccctaTTAATATGGATATTCCAGGACGCCTATGAGgtagaattattattacatttaataatttctatatattctttttaatcgtgtattttcattttaaaactaatatattactcatatggaaatgaaaatatttttataaatattaaatatttactaaaatttttagACAAATGTCTCTATAAAAACATGGAATAAGAAGATATATGCAAATGATACCTTAGATGTAGGGATAAGTAGATTATTAAGTACAGAAAGATATGTAGGTTCTAAAGAcagaaaaaaacatttaaaaaagggTTGTTTTCCCCAAATTATGGGATGCATAGATACATCAAAATATTTGGACATcattttaaatacatatgatTCAACAGTATCTAATTATTTTCTTGCacaattatatgaaaaattaaaagaaaatgcaAATCAAAACgaagaagaatatatttcaagagaaaaagaaataaaaaaatatatatatactcttttattttatttagaattaaaatataaaaataaactaaaaacTCGGAGACATTCtaacaatgaaaaatacaaaaattttttacaaattttatcTGATCccaaaactaaaaaaatgcTTAATCTTACTATTCCAATGTTAGCAGTAACACATTATTCATTTCAATACATCCCATACCTAGATCCTTCATTAGATGAAGTAATTTTATCTGAATTAATATCATATGCAAACTCTATTTTAGATtcacataaaaaattgaataaaaatgaagcGAGTAAGTAGTccaaataagtaaaaatattttctgtaCTCTTATTAGtgttatattaatgaatcaCCTATGGACATCATTAAATTTAaagcatttattttaatgtac contains:
- the PmUG01_03010300 gene encoding fam-m protein, with the protein product MYTLDTKNMLVLFIKISTFVLLFWINPFNMNASMYSKSIDALCNIGKILYRKNYRLLAKYKQINDSNNVCLNKIIPISGMDEKKEIYNNVKEPKERNNKSSRKLLNKAEYYTEVIDYNNGMFDGKHFHFEKKLIKKKDYDNFLEKNRRISDIALKKIKFRNKGFGVAIIFFFFLLGIGIPSLYGIESLKIETTNIHNHEIWKHFTDLIKIMVPESIAPYVHTILFSILIVIISIILIVTIYKILRNNEKYERIKLIYQ
- the PmUG01_03010500 gene encoding Plasmodium exported protein, unknown function; the protein is MRANSNKLTLLIKIFLFSLLIWIFQDAYETNVSIKTWNKKIYANDTLDVGISRLLSTERYVGSKDRKKHLKKGCFPQIMGCIDTSKYLDIILNTYDSTVSNYFLAQLYEKLKENANQNEEEYISREKEIKKYIYTLLFYLELKYKNKLKTRRHSNNEKYKNFLQILSDPKTKKMLNLTIPMLAVTHYSFQYIPYLDPSLDEVILSELISYANSILDSHKKLNKNEASK